In Armatimonadota bacterium, the following proteins share a genomic window:
- the ligA gene encoding NAD-dependent DNA ligase LigA, which translates to MDPRERMAFLQRELQKHADLYYRFESPEISDTEYDLLFRELVELEKSHPEWASADSVTQRVGAGPAEGFEQYRHGVPMLSLDNAFGADELADFDARLKRFLGREDPIDYLVELKYDGLSLSLSYESGNLIRAVTRGDGSTGEIVTANAKTIRDIPLRLSEPFTGEVRGEVIMFKSVFAALNADRAAKGQTAFANPRNAASGGMRQLDPQAVAERRLSFFAYGLGAYDGPLPGTQREVMAWLGRLGFGHQSEHWICHNVEELVKVTQEILSKRAGLDFGIDGCVVKVNPIALQNELGNTSRGPRWAVAYKFPSEQAFTKLEDIGAQVGRTGVVTPVAHLEPVFVGGVTVSRATLHNYGELAKKDVRIGDTVIVQRAGDVIPEVVGPVLEKRVGDAMPFQPPTVCPECKTPLERQEGFVALRCPNKRQCPAQIASKLVHFVSRKAMDIEGLGEKQITRYLAEPAENPLLTDVPSIYGLASRKQELLGLDRMGEQSVANLLAAIEASKTCPLARFVFALGIPLVGERTAADLAREFRTLEKIRSASAEELDDVPDIGSRTAEEIHDWFIDPENSALIEALLEAGVSPEEGQAPKGDQFAGQTFVFTGKLEQFTREQAEAWVLELGGKAAGSVSKQTTYVVAGPGAGSKLAKANQLGIRVLTEEEFVAMLPEGVFSR; encoded by the coding sequence ATGGATCCCCGGGAGCGGATGGCATTTTTGCAGCGGGAGCTGCAAAAACACGCGGACTTGTATTACCGGTTTGAATCGCCGGAAATCAGCGACACGGAGTATGACCTCCTCTTCCGTGAGCTTGTCGAACTGGAAAAATCCCATCCGGAATGGGCGTCTGCGGATTCTGTGACTCAGCGTGTGGGTGCCGGGCCTGCAGAAGGGTTTGAGCAATACCGGCATGGAGTGCCGATGCTGAGCCTGGATAATGCCTTTGGGGCTGACGAGCTTGCCGATTTCGATGCCCGGTTGAAGCGCTTTTTGGGCCGCGAAGATCCGATCGATTACCTCGTCGAGCTGAAATATGACGGGTTAAGTCTGAGTTTGTCCTATGAAAGTGGCAATTTGATTCGCGCGGTGACCCGGGGCGACGGCTCAACTGGAGAAATCGTGACGGCGAACGCCAAAACCATCCGGGATATCCCTTTGCGCTTATCCGAGCCGTTCACCGGAGAGGTTCGGGGTGAGGTCATCATGTTCAAATCGGTTTTTGCGGCACTTAACGCGGACCGGGCCGCCAAGGGGCAAACGGCCTTTGCAAATCCGCGAAATGCGGCAAGCGGGGGCATGCGGCAACTTGACCCGCAGGCCGTCGCCGAGCGCCGCCTTTCGTTTTTCGCTTATGGGCTTGGGGCTTACGACGGGCCGCTCCCGGGAACCCAGCGGGAAGTCATGGCCTGGCTGGGAAGATTGGGGTTTGGGCACCAGAGCGAGCATTGGATTTGCCACAATGTCGAAGAATTAGTAAAAGTCACACAAGAAATCTTATCCAAAAGGGCTGGCCTCGACTTTGGAATCGATGGCTGCGTGGTGAAGGTGAACCCGATCGCCCTTCAAAACGAGCTGGGGAATACTTCCCGAGGCCCAAGGTGGGCGGTTGCGTACAAGTTCCCGAGTGAGCAGGCTTTTACAAAACTGGAAGATATTGGGGCCCAGGTGGGACGCACGGGCGTCGTGACCCCAGTAGCGCATTTAGAACCTGTGTTTGTCGGCGGGGTCACGGTCAGCCGGGCTACGTTGCACAACTATGGCGAACTGGCCAAAAAGGATGTCCGGATCGGCGACACGGTGATTGTGCAAAGGGCGGGGGACGTAATCCCAGAAGTTGTCGGCCCGGTCTTGGAAAAGCGGGTCGGGGACGCAATGCCTTTTCAACCGCCGACGGTTTGCCCTGAGTGCAAAACTCCTCTGGAGCGGCAGGAAGGCTTTGTGGCTCTCCGTTGCCCCAACAAACGGCAGTGCCCGGCGCAAATCGCCAGCAAGCTCGTCCATTTCGTCTCCCGCAAAGCCATGGACATTGAAGGGCTGGGCGAGAAACAGATAACCCGCTATCTGGCCGAGCCGGCCGAGAATCCCTTGCTGACCGATGTGCCAAGCATTTACGGCTTGGCGTCCAGAAAGCAGGAGTTACTCGGCTTGGATCGCATGGGGGAGCAAAGCGTGGCAAACCTGCTGGCCGCGATCGAGGCGAGCAAGACATGTCCGTTGGCCCGATTCGTGTTTGCCTTGGGGATCCCATTGGTTGGGGAGCGGACAGCGGCGGACCTGGCCCGAGAGTTTCGTACCTTGGAAAAGATCCGCAGCGCCAGCGCTGAAGAACTGGACGATGTCCCGGACATCGGCTCCCGGACGGCCGAAGAGATCCACGACTGGTTCATCGACCCTGAGAACTCCGCCCTGATCGAGGCATTGCTGGAAGCCGGCGTGTCACCGGAGGAGGGGCAAGCCCCAAAGGGCGACCAGTTTGCCGGCCAGACCTTTGTGTTCACCGGCAAGTTGGAGCAATTCACGCGCGAGCAAGCGGAGGCTTGGGTGTTGGAACTGGGGGGCAAGGCTGCCGGGAGTGTGAGCAAACAGACAACCTATGTGGTGGCCGGCCCTGGAGCGGGAAGCAAGCTGGCCAAAGCAAATCAACTCGGTATCCGGGTGCTGACGGAGGAGGAGTTTGTCGCCATGCTGCCAGAAGGAGTTTTTTCTCGGTGA
- a CDS encoding aldo/keto reductase family protein has product MNYRKLGKYGIRVSEVGLGGWLTHGRSLQDETTEQIVKKAFDLGINFFDTADVYNKGEAEISLAKAVKGFRRDDLVIGTKCFFPFSDGVNDRGLGRKHIMESVNHSLRRLRMDYIDVMQFHRFDPETPMEETVRAIDDLIRQGKVLYWGVSEWPAAQIARACHVAKEWGCCLPVSNQPCYNMLYRQIEQHVIPTCEQYGLGQVVFSPLAQGILTGKYRPGHPAPEGSRGADETSNMFMGRDLQDDCLTKVQELAGYAEGLGCTVGQLALAWCLRMPNVSSVIVGATSTAQIEENAQSSGLEFGQDVWDRCEAILA; this is encoded by the coding sequence ATGAATTACCGGAAGCTGGGCAAGTACGGGATCCGCGTCAGCGAAGTGGGCTTGGGTGGGTGGCTGACCCACGGCCGGTCGTTGCAAGATGAAACCACCGAGCAAATCGTCAAGAAGGCGTTCGACCTCGGGATCAATTTCTTTGACACGGCCGACGTTTACAACAAGGGCGAGGCGGAGATCAGCCTGGCAAAAGCGGTCAAAGGTTTCCGGCGAGACGACCTGGTGATCGGCACCAAGTGCTTCTTCCCATTTTCGGACGGTGTGAACGACCGGGGCTTGGGTCGCAAGCATATTATGGAGTCGGTGAACCACTCGTTGCGGCGGTTGCGGATGGACTACATCGACGTCATGCAATTCCATCGGTTCGATCCGGAGACGCCAATGGAAGAGACGGTGCGGGCCATCGACGACCTGATCCGCCAGGGAAAGGTGCTCTATTGGGGGGTGAGCGAGTGGCCGGCGGCCCAGATCGCGCGGGCCTGCCACGTGGCCAAGGAGTGGGGGTGCTGCCTGCCAGTGAGCAACCAGCCGTGTTACAACATGCTCTACCGGCAGATCGAGCAACATGTGATCCCGACATGCGAGCAGTACGGGTTGGGACAGGTCGTGTTTTCGCCTCTCGCCCAAGGCATTTTGACGGGCAAATACCGGCCCGGCCACCCGGCGCCAGAAGGCTCCCGCGGGGCCGACGAGACGAGCAACATGTTCATGGGCCGCGACCTGCAAGATGACTGCCTGACGAAGGTCCAGGAGCTGGCCGGCTATGCGGAGGGATTGGGATGCACGGTGGGCCAGTTGGCCCTGGCGTGGTGCTTGCGCATGCCGAATGTGAGTTCGGTGATCGTCGGGGCGACGTCGACCGCGCAGATCGAGGAGAATGCCCAGTCTTCGGGCCTTGAATTTGGCCAAGATGTTTGGGATCGGTGTGAGGCGATCCTTGCTTAG
- a CDS encoding aspartate kinase, which translates to MKFKVLKFGGTSVRTAEARHLAALKVISAKEQGFAPVVVVSAIGRRGEPYATDTLKAFLEEADPTTVPDAREMDLVMACGEIVSASVFATLLKGLGCPAMSLRGGQAGIRTDGVYGNSRILGIQPLGVIEAVERGYVPVVCGFQGVWVQGGLPGAELTTLGRGGSDTSAAALGAALRAEAVEIYTDVDGVKTADPDFVKDAPTLRRVTYDEVAEIAHLGAKVLHPRAAEIAMKFDIPLWVKSTFSEEPGTEIVPSRELPGRRVTGVTHSGKLVYYQVDLNEAEPGHVKELQSRIYDALARYEVNVFMTNLGPTSIGFAVEREMSPEVQDMLDALVLPAAGQDRVVYLVQSSNEPTKALETQRKLLEPLGEVRELKFAVNEGCTMVSLVAYDFLQQPGVFYRVMSLMHGEGIPILQTNDSDYSLSVLIPESELRRAVAVLHEEFGLSAIS; encoded by the coding sequence TTGAAATTCAAAGTCTTAAAATTTGGGGGGACGAGCGTCCGGACGGCGGAAGCCCGGCATTTGGCCGCCCTCAAAGTGATTTCCGCCAAAGAGCAAGGGTTTGCCCCGGTTGTCGTCGTGAGCGCGATTGGCCGGCGCGGCGAACCTTATGCCACCGACACGCTGAAGGCTTTTTTGGAAGAAGCCGACCCGACCACGGTTCCCGATGCCCGCGAAATGGATCTCGTCATGGCGTGCGGGGAAATCGTGAGCGCAAGTGTTTTCGCCACATTGCTCAAAGGGTTAGGGTGCCCGGCCATGAGCCTCCGGGGCGGCCAAGCCGGGATCCGGACGGACGGGGTTTATGGCAACTCGCGCATCCTTGGAATCCAACCGCTCGGCGTCATCGAAGCGGTGGAACGAGGTTACGTGCCGGTGGTCTGCGGATTCCAGGGCGTGTGGGTTCAAGGGGGGCTTCCGGGCGCCGAGCTAACTACTCTCGGCCGCGGGGGAAGCGACACGTCGGCGGCGGCTTTGGGCGCGGCACTGCGGGCGGAAGCGGTCGAAATTTACACGGATGTTGACGGCGTCAAGACGGCCGACCCGGACTTTGTGAAGGACGCCCCGACGCTCCGGCGCGTGACCTACGACGAAGTGGCCGAGATCGCCCACTTGGGGGCCAAGGTGTTGCATCCGAGGGCGGCGGAGATCGCCATGAAGTTCGACATCCCGCTTTGGGTGAAGAGCACATTCAGCGAGGAGCCGGGGACGGAAATCGTCCCAAGTCGGGAGCTCCCGGGTCGGCGCGTGACGGGGGTCACCCATTCGGGGAAGCTGGTGTATTACCAAGTCGACCTCAACGAGGCGGAACCCGGGCACGTGAAAGAACTCCAATCGCGGATCTACGACGCTTTGGCACGGTACGAGGTGAACGTGTTCATGACGAACCTGGGCCCGACGAGCATCGGGTTCGCCGTAGAGCGAGAGATGTCGCCAGAAGTACAAGACATGCTGGATGCGTTGGTCTTGCCGGCGGCGGGCCAAGATCGGGTTGTTTATTTGGTGCAGAGCAGCAACGAACCGACCAAAGCCTTGGAAACCCAGCGCAAACTGCTGGAGCCCCTGGGCGAAGTGCGGGAGCTGAAATTTGCGGTGAATGAAGGGTGCACGATGGTGAGTCTGGTCGCCTACGACTTTTTGCAACAGCCGGGCGTTTTCTACCGGGTCATGAGTTTGATGCATGGCGAGGGCATCCCGATTTTGCAGACCAACGACAGCGATTATTCGCTGAGCGTGTTGATTCCGGAAAGCGAATTGCGCCGGGCGGTGGCGGTGTTGCACGAAGAATTCGGGCTCTCGGCGATCAGCTGA
- a CDS encoding GDP-L-fucose synthase, which produces MLEPDSLIYVAGHRGMVGSAVVREFRARGFDRILTARRERLDLRDQKATHEFLKETQPDVVVMAAARVGGILANSNYPAEFLYDNLAMTANVIEGAFAAGTERLLYLGSACIYPRDVPQPMREDALLTAPLEKTNEPYAIAKIAGLKLCESYRRQYGVTFHSAMPTNLYGTGDNYHPENSHVLPAMIRRFHEAKEAELPEVVIWGSGTPLREFLHTDDCARALLFLLEMEEPPGWVNIGSGIEISIRGLAEVVAGIVGFTGTIVQDGTKPDGTPRKLMDSSVLRGLGWKPEIDLETGIELAYREFLAELENGTVRSY; this is translated from the coding sequence GTGCTTGAGCCCGATTCCCTGATCTACGTGGCGGGCCACCGGGGGATGGTGGGCTCGGCGGTGGTGCGCGAATTCCGCGCCCGCGGGTTCGACCGGATTCTGACGGCAAGGCGCGAGCGGCTTGACCTTCGCGACCAAAAGGCGACCCACGAATTTCTGAAAGAAACCCAGCCAGATGTGGTCGTCATGGCGGCGGCGCGGGTGGGCGGGATCCTGGCGAACTCGAACTACCCGGCCGAATTCCTCTATGACAATCTCGCCATGACCGCCAATGTCATTGAAGGGGCGTTTGCCGCCGGCACGGAGCGGTTGCTTTACCTGGGCAGCGCGTGCATCTACCCGCGCGACGTCCCACAGCCAATGCGTGAGGATGCCCTGCTCACCGCCCCGTTGGAGAAAACCAACGAGCCCTATGCAATCGCCAAGATTGCCGGATTGAAATTATGCGAATCGTATCGGCGGCAATACGGGGTCACCTTTCATTCTGCGATGCCGACAAACCTTTACGGGACGGGGGACAACTACCATCCCGAAAATTCACATGTCCTGCCGGCAATGATCCGCCGGTTCCATGAAGCCAAGGAGGCCGAATTGCCGGAGGTTGTGATTTGGGGTTCCGGCACCCCATTGCGCGAGTTCCTCCACACGGACGATTGCGCGAGAGCGCTTTTGTTCCTTTTGGAAATGGAAGAGCCGCCGGGGTGGGTGAATATCGGCAGCGGCATCGAAATCTCGATCCGGGGCCTGGCGGAAGTGGTTGCCGGCATCGTGGGCTTCACCGGGACGATTGTGCAGGATGGGACAAAGCCCGACGGCACCCCACGGAAGCTAATGGATTCGTCGGTTTTGCGGGGGTTGGGGTGGAAACCGGAAATCGACCTGGAGACAGGAATCGAGTTGGCGTACCGCGAATTTTTGGCGGAGCTGGAAAACGGAACGGTGAGGAGTTATTGA